In Thermococcus sp. M39, the genomic stretch ATATTTTGTAATAAATCCATTTTGCAAATGTAAAGATTGGAAAAATCAGTAAGTGATTAACTGCCAGTCTAAAATTCCTTCTTGAATTATATAACTCCACTCAGCTTTGCATTCGTGGTCAAGATTCTCAAGATATTTGAGTTCTTGAGTTGCCGAAAACTTTCTTATTGCATCGGCAATCATCTTATCACATTCTCCACAGTTGTGAGGACCCCTCTTTGAGCCCGCACCTACTGGGTCGCTGAGGATTCTTTTTTCTGGATAGGTTTTTTTGGCCCATTTTAAAATATCAATAACGCTCCATAACCATGGGGGTCTGTACTCATTTTTCTCCCAAAGCCTTTCATAGGTGGTTCCTTTCTGAATATTTGTGACGTTTATGGAAAATGTATCTGTATAAGGGGCGGCTTTTTTTATGCTTTCTTTTATATCTTCAATTCCATCTCTCTCGCTTAAGAAAATCGGTTTTAAAAGGAGATACGTTTTAACTTTCGCTCCGGCACTTCTTATCTCCTCACTAGCCTTAACAAACTGCTCGAAGGTATTTCCTTTATTTATGCTTACGTCAGCTATGTCATCGTTTGCAGTCTCAAGTCCAATGGCGACTTCAAAATGCCTATCTTTGACAATATCAGCGAGTTCCTTAACAGCATCGTATCTCACAAGCTCTGACCTTGACTCAATCACAATTTCCTCAATATTATTATATTCAGCCAGAAGTTTG encodes the following:
- a CDS encoding archaeosine biosynthesis radical SAM protein RaSEA; the protein is MTYWTSEDNVAGEKGVALFIILPTIGCYRYRIGQACYMCSYPASAPKNPWSQEEIIEYVKKALKKIEGKERVAVRIFTSGSFLDDGELKPETRKEIFKLLAEYNNIEEIVIESRSELVRYDAVKELADIVKDRHFEVAIGLETANDDIADVSINKGNTFEQFVKASEEIRSAGAKVKTYLLLKPIFLSERDGIEDIKESIKKAAPYTDTFSINVTNIQKGTTYERLWEKNEYRPPWLWSVIDILKWAKKTYPEKRILSDPVGAGSKRGPHNCGECDKMIADAIRKFSATQELKYLENLDHECKAEWSYIIQEGILDWQLITY